Sequence from the Megalops cyprinoides isolate fMegCyp1 chromosome 9, fMegCyp1.pri, whole genome shotgun sequence genome:
ATGAAGACTTCAGTTGAAtcctctttgtgtgttttaggaCACGACCACAACGTGTCGTCTGTCGCGATCATGCCCAATGGAGACCACATTGTGTCTGCTTCCCGAGACAAAACCATTAAGATGTGGGAGGTAGCAACGGGGTGAGTATCTGTAACTCTCTGGGATTGAGTTAACTGGCTGTTGCTCGGGGCACGGCAGGGTTCATATTGGGGTAGGTAGTGGGTTACATTTTGGGGTGTGTATTGGGTTGGTTATTGGGGTGTATAGTGAGGCTCATATTTGGGTGTGTAGCGAGTTAGGTATTGGGGTGTATAGTGGGGCTCATATTGGGATATGTAGTGGGACACGTTTTGGGGTGTATAATGGGTTGGCTGTTGGGGTGTGTTGCAGGGTTCATATTGCAGTGTATAGTGGGTGGGTATTGGGGTGCATAGAAGAGTTCATGTTGGGGTATGTGGAGTACGAAGCAGTAGGTTTCTCAAGTTGACTCCTACATTCTTCACACTGATGAGCAGTGTGAGAGCAGCACAGGGGTAGTGCTGTCTGACCGCGGCTCGCCCGCCCCACAGGTACTGCGTGAAGACCTTCACGGGCCACCGAGAGTGGGTGCGCATGGTGCGGCCCAATCAGGACGGCTCCCTGATCGCCAGCAGCTCCAACGACCAGACGGTGCGGGTGTGGGTGGTGGCCTCCAAAGAGTGCAAGGCGGAGCTGCGGGAGCACGAGCACGTGGTGGAGTGCATCTCCTGGGCCCCCGAGAGCTCCTACCCCACCGTCCTGGAGGCCACAGGCTCCGAGGTCAGGCCACCGCGTCGCTCTCACTGCCTGCAACACGCTGCGAGCGCGTGAGAATGTGTGCGGATGAAGCCGAGCTCGGCACATCCTAGCCGCTGAGCCTGATATGAGGAGGGCAGCAGAGGCCCAGCACTCACCCCACCCCATTTCCGCTCTCTCTGACAGATGAAGAAGAGCGGGAAGCCCGGGCCCTTCCTCCTCTCGGGCTCCAGAGACAAAACCATCAAGATGTGGGACGTCAGCACCGGCATGTGCCTTATGACactggtgagtgtgtgcgtgtgtcaaTTAGTGGGAGATCTGACCGGTGTGTGTGGGTCTCTCTCAAGGTGGCCATGATAactggctgtatctctcttaGGTTGGCCATGATAACTGACTGTATCTCTCTGGTTTGGCCATGATAACTGACTGTATCTCTCTTAGGTTGGCCATGATAACTGACTGTATCTCTCTTAGGTTGGCCATGATAactggctgtatctctcttaGGTTAGCCATGATAACTGTATGCGTGTGTCTCTCTTAGGTTGGCCATGCTAACTGGCTGTGTTTCTTTCAGGTTGGCCATGATAACTGGGTGCGGGGCGTGATGTTTCATCCGGGAGGCAGGTTTGTGGTGAGCTGTGCTGATGACAAGACCCTGCGCATCTGGGACTACAAGAACAAGCGCTGCATGAAGACCCTGTGTGCCCACGAGCACTTCGTCACCTCTCTGGGTGAGTGTGCAGCCCCTGCTCGGCCAGAGGCCGCGGCACAAGGTTCTGACACCGGGACAGCATCCCTGCTGATGCTGCAGGCAGCTGGGGGATGGCTCCTCCCTCTGAAGGTGGGGCTTTGGGGAGTATCAAGGCTGGGGAGCTCTTGGGAGACGCTAGCTGGCTGTCCTGGCTCCTCTTAGACGATCCTTAAAACCACCTTCAGAAAGGCAGCGCTGCACATACCATTTCTGTTTGGTGCTGTTTGGTGTGTTTTCCCTTTGtcctcattttttcctcatggcTCTTTTTCGGGTTTGATGTGTGACACAGTACCATGACATTCCTGTGTTAGTGATGGGGTTTCCCTGGCTGATAATGCCTCACTTCTCTCCCTGCAGATTTCCACAGGGTGGCGCCGTATGTTGTGACTGGCAGCGTAGATCAGACTGTAAAAGTTTGGGAGTGTCGCTGATCATCCCAGCAGGACCACgcccaccccgccccaccccgccctgcCCTGCCAGACACTCTTGGCCCATGGTTACACCCATCGAGCTCTGTTTAAATAACTATTGTCCTTTTATGTAAATTATTCTGGATGTAGATTGAGCTATTAAATGTTACACAAAAAGTATTCTTGCATGGTGAATCCAAAATtgtatactgtaaatgtacataaCGTTGTGTAGGAGTACCATAGGGTTAACCCAGCCTACCTGCTGAAGGCCCGTATTGATCATGCTGATACCGGGAATTCATGCGGGGCACTAAACTTAATGACCGTGTCTTTCTCACGTGTTCCATTACTCTGtctatattttcatttagctttcttttctctctgttgtggTGTGTTGGTGCCTCAGGTTGAGGAGAGCACAGCTGTATGAAAGGGGGCTGGTTACTGGGGTGTTCTGTGGCTCCAAAGTGCACGGACTGTGGACCTTTGCGTCAGGCTGTTATCGGGATGGTCTTTAGCTGCAG
This genomic interval carries:
- the LOC118783193 gene encoding lissencephaly-1 homolog B-like, with the translated sequence MVLSQRQRDELNRAIADYLRSNGYEEAYSVFKKEAELDMNEELDKKYAGLLEKKWTSVIRLQKKVMELESKLNEAKEEITLGGPIGQKRDPKEWIPRPPEKYALSGHRSPVTRVIFHPVFSVMVSASEDATIKVWDYETGDFERTLKGHTDSVQDISFDQTGKLLASCSADMTIKLWDFQGFECIRTMHGHDHNVSSVAIMPNGDHIVSASRDKTIKMWEVATGYCVKTFTGHREWVRMVRPNQDGSLIASSSNDQTVRVWVVASKECKAELREHEHVVECISWAPESSYPTVLEATGSEMKKSGKPGPFLLSGSRDKTIKMWDVSTGMCLMTLVGHDNWVRGVMFHPGGRFVVSCADDKTLRIWDYKNKRCMKTLCAHEHFVTSLDFHRVAPYVVTGSVDQTVKVWECR